The Cydia fagiglandana chromosome 22, ilCydFagi1.1, whole genome shotgun sequence genome includes the window TCATACCACAAATCTCACATGTTTTGTAGTGCATATTTGCTTCACATTACAGAATTCACGGGTTCTAACTAAATTTTGGTCGTGACTATTACGTAAAATTAGTTAATTTTTACAAatataaactcaaaaatgcacAATTCAAATAAGCCCGCCGGCAAACAGTAAACAATGACGGATGACGGACAATGGCGGATGTGTAGATGAGTGAGAAAGGGATGCCGCAGTTAGAGCGAGATATAAATATCCGCCATAGCAGCTAGCGTACGTTTcataaagtcagaccaagaatcaagaatagtctgcagcggatttgatagcccacgcagggaAAGTGTTatcttaaacgtcaaatttctatgaaattatgacgtataaatgacacttgcactgcgtgggctatcaaatccgctgcagactttttttggtccgactctacaacGATTTTTATAAGGGGACTTGTGCCAGACTAGTCTTctttcccagagtgacacaagctaCGTCACagtaacattgccactttatttCAACATAACATGTTACAAGGGTACATTATATCTATaagttaaaatatttctttttaattttcatttatatcaattttatcttttatttacaaacaatatatatgcagtgataaaactaaactaaattaataactagcttaaatctaaaataggcccctgaggcattgtaccaaggatgctggcggcatttcctcgctgtatcgcaatactgatacgttgtgcgaggtagccgccagctcttcggtcaccacctcaccagttacgtcaaccagacgcttcgcgatttctgcgaacaacttacgcGCGCAATTTTATCTTATATTTTACAATAACACTAACacgtcattttttttaattattcgttagCAATATCTTCCGATTCACGAAATAAGTTTCAGACGTTCGGGTAATTCTGTTTACACTACTGGCAACACACGATAGCGCTGTCACATTTGGCAATCGGTCATTTTCACTATGTTTTcactgaaataaaataaatttccctgacccaaagagcatataatcactacgtcaTCCTTGTCGAACGCGTGTTAATAATTGTTATTTCCTGCTCGCTCAGTGTCAACAGTCGCAGTCTTTTCCAAACATTTCACGTCTTAAGATTGGTAATTAATGTTTTGTTAAGAAAATGGTTGGCTGTTCTATTCGGAACTGTAAGAGTAGGAGTGAAAAGGGCAGTATAATCGGATTTTATTCGTTTCCGAAAAAAGAATCCGTAGCCAATGAATGGCTTCGCTATTGTGGACTGAAAACAACATGTAAAAATGGTATGTATACATACTTATCGACAATAAttactattaataataaaattttatgttCTATGTTTGCTTGTTGACGCTAGCAGCCTCCCTAAGTGCACCAAACCGATATTCTTTTGATGCTTATTTTATGTATTCATTTGTTTTACAGGCAGAGTTTGTTCAAAACATTTCACGAGTTCTGATTATATCAAGTCATTGCGGCACATTCTAATGAAAGAATCGCCGAGGACAGTAAGGAAATTAAAACCAGACGCGATACCTACATTACATATTGATAGTATAGAAAAATCAAACTCAACTGACTTGACAGCTAAGTCTACCGTATGTACGGGGGGACAGACAGACAACTGTGAatcaaaagaaaattataatatgcCAGCTCCTTCATGCAATATTAATTCAAAAGCTGAAGTACATATAAAATCTGAAAGTGATACAACGGATCCTTCAtgcaatattaatttaaaagctGAAGTACATATAAAATCTGAAAGTGATACAACGGATCCTTCATGCAATATTAATTCAAAAGCTGAAGTACATATAAAATCTGAAAGTGATACAACGGATCCTTCATGCAATATTAATTCAAAAGCTGAAGTACATATAAAATCTGAAAGTGATACAACGGATCCTTCAtgcaatattaatttaaaagctGAAGTACATATAAAATCTGAAAGTGATACAACGGATATAACACCAGCCAACAATGTTGAGGGCTCTTCAAACGTTGTTGAGGGCTCTTCAAATGTTGTTGAGGGCTCTTCAAACGATGTTGAGGAAAGGTATTATTGGCcttattcaattaaaatttaattaatggaAAAATAACTACTTATGTATTACTGACCTTTGTATCCAATGCCTGTTTTGTGAGTTTGAATATAGCCTGTTGCCAGTTTAAttattcataaatcataattattgaagtgaaaacttctttagcggcactgtgcactttttgtgatgttaaaaaatgttaaactcgcgagagcataaggcgtgacgtcacgtgttattgagtttttctttgatttaaatgccatctagtgagtttccctggTGGAACTGGTATAATATAACTCCAGTACtaacagtgatgtgcttaggggtttcaagtaatgtGACGAAATAatgctagatggcgttaacctcaattataacttctttagcggcgctgtccaatgtcattgagttttcacttctgctgGCACTCCTGGAGTGCAACCcattgttttttattaatttattgtttCTGTTCCAGCGATAAGAAGATTACAGTGTCAGAGGTTGAATACAAGCTACTTAAAAGGAAAGTAGATGAATATGAGATTCTCAAAAATAATCTCAAGCAAATTTTTACCTCAGGACAAATTCGATGTCTCACAAAACCTGATAGACAACGTGTCAAATGGTCAGCTGAAGATATTGCTGCGGCTATATCTCTAAGAAGTATCAGTCCAAAGGGATATCAACATTTGAGGGATACTGTAGGGATTCCTTTACCAGCTTCTTCAACTTTGTGCAAATGGGcttcaaaatttgacattaagtcGGAGGCGGAGTATATTTTTATACCATGCGACCAGGCGGACTCCCTGGAGTGAGAGCACCGTGAGCGCCGTTCATTGACGTCATCAATGAC containing:
- the LOC134675553 gene encoding uncharacterized protein LOC134675553 isoform X2: MVGCSIRNCKSRSEKGSIIGFYSFPKKESVANEWLRYCGLKTTCKNGRVCSKHFTSSDYIKSLRHILMKESPRTVRKLKPDAIPTLHIDSIEKSNSTDLTAKSTVCTGGQTDNCESKENYNMPAPSCNINSKAEVHIKSESDTTDPSCNINLKAEVHIKSESDTTDPSCNINSKAEVHIKSESDTTDPSCNINSKAEVHIKSESDTTDPSCNINLKAEVHIKSESDTTDITPANNVEGSSNVVEGSSNKITVSEVEYKLLKRKVDEYEILKNNLKQIFTSGQIRCLTKPDRQRVKWSAEDIAAAISLRSISPKGYQHLRDTVGIPLPASSTLCKWASKFDIKSEAEYIFIPCDQADSLE
- the LOC134675553 gene encoding uncharacterized protein LOC134675553 isoform X1, whose amino-acid sequence is MVGCSIRNCKSRSEKGSIIGFYSFPKKESVANEWLRYCGLKTTCKNGRVCSKHFTSSDYIKSLRHILMKESPRTVRKLKPDAIPTLHIDSIEKSNSTDLTAKSTVCTGGQTDNCESKENYNMPAPSCNINSKAEVHIKSESDTTDPSCNINLKAEVHIKSESDTTDPSCNINSKAEVHIKSESDTTDPSCNINSKAEVHIKSESDTTDPSCNINLKAEVHIKSESDTTDITPANNVEGSSNVVEGSSNVVEGSSNDVEESDKKITVSEVEYKLLKRKVDEYEILKNNLKQIFTSGQIRCLTKPDRQRVKWSAEDIAAAISLRSISPKGYQHLRDTVGIPLPASSTLCKWASKFDIKSEAEYIFIPCDQADSLE